CACATTCTCGCATTCCCAGAAACTATCCTTGGTAGTAATCTTGGCATGGTGAATCTCCACGTTGCTGCAGTATTGGAATACATACTTGGAATCGCTTTCCAGTCCATCTACATAGATATTCTTGGAGAACATGAATGGATAGGTGCCGTCGTGGAGCTTTACGTTCTTCAGTTTCAGTCCGTCAACTTTCCAGAAAGTCTCGTCAGCATCGGTGAGGTTCACATTCTCCAGTTCCAGGTTCTTCATCTCGCGGAAGAATTTTGGACCATCGATGGTGCAGTCCTTCATTACCATATTATCACTATACCAGATGGCAGAACGGCTTTCTGGAGCGAAGTAGCAGTCTGTGATAAGGGAACCATCCACATGCCACCAAGGGTATTTGCCATAAAACTTGGAGTTATGGCATTCTATGCTCTTGCAGCACTTGATGCCCGACTCGCCATCTGTAATCGTAATATCTTCCAGGCGTACGTCATGCGCACCAAAAAGAGGGCGTTCACCGCCGAATGATTTGTTCTTTATCAGTTCCATATTTTCTTTTATCCTTTCTTGATTATTATTTCTGTTTGCAAAAATACAAAAATAATGCCAAAGTCGTATAACCTAAGATACTGAAAAATGTAACTATTTGGCGTATTTGCCGAGAATAGGGCATTTGGGATGGATGAGAAATCAAAAAAAGGCTGAATCATGAAGCATTTTCACGATTCAGCCCTTATCGAGTTAACTTCTAAAAATCCGAAGTGGAGAATTACAAGTTAGGGTTCATCTCTTTCCACTCAGCTACTGGAGGAACGATGCCAAGCTCTACGATCTCATCGCGCATCTTGCAAAGGTGCTCGTAAGACTTAGCGAGGCTAGCGAGCTCTTCTTCTGTACCTGTAGGCTCTGTGAAGTGAACACCAGTCTTGTCGATAGTAGTAGGCATAGCCATCATTACGTTCTTGAAGCCGCACTTGTCGCACTTAACGTAGCAACCTGCTGGCAATGTGAACTTCTCGCCACCCATAGCAGCCTCGATCATCTTAACAGCGTTGTAAGCTGGGCTCTGGAATGAAGAACGGCCACGGAGCTTGATGATGTTAGAACCACCCTGTACTGTGTGGTGCTTGATCTCCTCCCAACGCTCGTCAGAAAGACCCATCTCAGACAATGGCTTGCCGTCAACCTTAACCTGAGAAGCGAATACTGCCATCTGCTCGCCGTGACCACCGTAAGTGTGAGCACCAGTAACCTTATCCTGCTGTACACCGAATTCGAGAGCCAAAGCCTGCTGCAAACGGGTAGAGTCGAGAGCTGCGAGTGAAGTCAACTGATTTGGCTTCAAACCAGAGTGGATGAGGGCTGTCAAAGCTGTAACGTCTGCTGGGTTGAAGATAACAACTACGTGCTCAACCTCTGGGCAGTACTTCTTGATGTTGTCACCGAACTCAGCGGCGATCTTGCAGTTACCCTTGAGGAGGTCCTCACGAGTCATACCCTCCTTACGAGGAGCACCACCTGAAGAAATAATATATTTAGCACCAGTGAAAGCCTCCTCAGGATTTACTGTATAAGTAACGTTTACGCCTGGGAATGCGCACTGCTGAATCTCATCGAATACACCATGTACACCTGGCTCGAAGATATCATAAAGACAGATGTTTGGAGTAAGACCGAGCATCAAAGCGCTCTGTACCATGTTAGAACCGATCATACCGCCTGCACCGACGATAACGAGTTTGTCATTTGTTAAAAATTCCATAACTACAATATTTTATTTAAGATGTTTATAAATTTCTTGTCTATTGGGCTGCAAGCTCTTGCAGCTTTTGTTTTGTGGAAAGTCATCGGATAAAAAGACCGTAAATCTCGCTCTTTTGGCTTTCCGACCGCAAAATTACTAAAAAGTAATGTAAAACGTGCATTTATTTCCGCTTAAATTTGTGATTAATTCTTAAAATTCGTATCTTTGTAATCTCTAACTAGCAAAATGCCATATTTATTTCTCTTTCCAGGGGAATTTATGGCTGTAAAAATGAAATGTATAATTATAATAATGTGTATTCATGAACAATATTAATCAAAGATTGGCAAGCTTGAGGGAAGTGATGAAGCGCGAACATCTTGCTGCGTTCATCTTCCCTAGTACGGATGCTCACCAGAGTGAGTATGTGGCAGACCATTGGTTGGGTAGGGCTTGGATTTCAGGCTTCAACGGTTCGGCAGGAACTGCCGTGGTTACCATGACTTCTGCTGCGCTGTGGACCGACTCCCGCTATTTCCTTGCGGCAGAAGAACAGTTGCATGGAACTGAGTTCCAGTTGATGAAGCTGAGAATTCCGGGAACTCCTTCTATTGCTGAGTGGCTGGGAAAGGAGTTGGCTGATGTTGCTTCTCCTGAAGTGGGATTGGATGGATGGGTGAATTCCTATGCTGCAACCTCTAGCTTGATTTCAGATTTGCGCAAGGCAGGAGGTGTCACGATGCGTACTAACCTGGATCCTTTGGCGGAAATATGGAAAGACCGTCCTTCTATTCCTGAGAATCCGGTAGAAATCCAGCCTTTGGAATATGCAGGCGAAGATGCAACTTCTAAAATCCAGCGCATCAGAAAGGCTTTGAGAACTTATCATGCTGACGGCATGCTGGTTTCCGCCTTGGATGATATCGCATGGACCTTGAACCTGCGTGGCACGGATGTGCATTGTAATCCTGTGTTTGTTAGCTATCTCCTGATAGCGTCCGATAAGGTGTCTCTTTTTGTGGATGAGGCTAAGGTGAGCGCCGAGGTGCGTGCTTATCTTGTGGCTCATGGCGTATCCCTATATAATTATAATAAGGTGGAAGATGGGTTGAAGGAGTATTCGGAGTATAATATTCTTCTGGATGCCAATGAAACCAACTATTATCTCTGGAAGACGGTAAGATGCCAGGAAATAGTGGCTAAGACTTCTCCTATCCCGGCAATGAAGGCTGTGAAGTGCGAGGCTGAAATTGCGGGCTATCGCAGAGCGATGCTTCGTGATGGCGTAGCCATGGTTAAATTCCTGAAATGGCTGGTTCCGGCTGTTGAGGCTGGAGGACAGACGGAGATGTCTATCGACAGGAAGTTGACCTCCTTGCGTGCAGAGCAGGATCTGTTCCGTGATATTTCCTTTGATACGATTGCAGGCTACCAGGCCCATGGTGCCATTGTTCATTATGAAGCTTCAGCCGAAACGGATGCACCGCTGAAGCCGGAAGGACTTTTGCTCTTGGATTCGGGTGCTCAATATCAGGATGGAACCACGGATATTACCCGCACCATAGCCCTGGGACCGGTGACAGAGGAAATGAAGCATATCTATACTCTGGTTCTCAAGGGACACATTCAGCTGGAATTGGCAAAGTTCCCTGATGGCGCTTCCGGAACCCAGCTCGATGCACTGGCAAGAGAGTGTATGTGGAGAGAAGGACTCAACTTCCTGCATGGCACGGGACATGGAGTAGGTTCTTATCTGAATGTGCATGAGGGACCTCATCAGGTTAGAATGGAATATATGCCAGCTCCGCTTCGTGCCGGTATGACTGTGACGGATGAACCGGGTCTTTATCTGGCAGGCAAGTTTGGTGTGAGAATAGAGAACACCCTGTTGATTAAGGACTATATGGAGACGGAGTTCGGTAAATTCCTGCAGATGGAATCTCTTACGCTCTGTCCGATAGATACGGCCCCTATTGACGTGGATATGCTGCTTCCTGAAGAATTGAACTGGCTGAACAGCTATCATGCTGAAGTTTATGCAAAATTGGCTCCTTATCTTGATGAAGAAGAGCAAATTTGGCTGAAAAATGCGACAAAACTCATAAAATGAAGGGGTTAAAGCAAAAAAAACGTCTAATTTCTTGGTTATCTGAAAAATAAGATGTAATTTTGCACCCGCAAATTGTGGCAGTATGCCCTTTTCGCTAGAAATAACATAAGTTTAACATAATAAATTAAAAAGCAAAAAAATGATTATTGTACCAGTTAAGGACGGTGAGAACATCGAGAGAGCTCTCAAGAAGTTTAAGAGAAAGTTTGAAAAGACAGGTGTTGTTAAGGAGTTGCGTGCTCGTCAGCAGTACGACAAGCCATCTGTTTTGAAGCGTCTCAAGATGGAACACGCCATCTACGTACAGCAGTTGCGCGCTAACGAGGAGTAATTTTCCTCTTTTTTGAGGAATAATATTAAAAAAACCTCAAAAAATTTGGTAGTTTCAAATAATTTTCGTACTTTCGTTGCCGAAAAGAAATAAGTGCAACTAGTATGTTGAATGTAGACAAGTTTTTGGATTACTTGAGTAGCGAACTGAATAGGTCGCAACAGACGGTGGAAAGCTATCGGGATGATTTAAAACACTTCGAGAAGTTTGCCAAAGACTTGTCTGATTCGTTCTCCTGGGAGACCGTTGATTCCGACATGGTTCGGGATTGGATGGAAAGCATGATGGATAAGGGAAATTCAGCAGCCACGGTCAGTAGACGACTCAGTGCTCTGAAAACTTTCTATCGGTTTGCTCTGGCAAGACGCTATGTTGAGTCAGACCCAGTGTATAGCATCAAGGGACCTAAGAAGGAAAAGCCACTTCCGCAGTTCGTTAAGGAAAGCGAGATGGATGAACTCCTCGACAGGCAGGCATGGGGCGATGATTATAATAATGTACGTGCGCGTACTATTATAATATTGTTTTATGAAACCGGGATGCGATTATCAGAACTGGTTAATCTGGATGATAAAGATGTGAACTTCGTTACGTCGGAAATCAAGATTACCGGTAAGGGAAACAAACAACGTATAGTGCCATTCGGCGACGAGCTTAAAAATACTCTTCTTGAGTTTAGACGGCTACGTGATGCAAGCGTGGAAGTGAAGACTCCTGCACTCGTAGTTTCTGATAAGGGAACTCGCATGAGTCCGTCGAAGGTTCAAGATATCGTGAGGAGTAACCTTTCAAGGGTCTGCTCGTTGAAGAAGAAAAGCCCGCATGTGCTGAGGCATTCATTTGCTACGGCAATGCTGAATCACCATGTAGGTATTGAAAATCTGAAAAAGCTGCTTGGGCATGCGAGCATCTCTACAACCGAGATCTACACGCATACAACGTTCGAGCAATTAAAACGAGTGTATAATGAAGCCCATCCAAGGGCGTAACCTTTTAAAAATTGGAGGTCACTATGGAAATTAAGATTCAGTCGATTCATTTCGACGCTACCGAGAAGTTACAGGCGTTTATCGAGAAGAAAGTCGCCAAGTTAGAAAAAACTTATGAAGATATACAGAAAGTAGAGGTGCAACTGAAGGTCGTTAAGCCAGCTACTGCTCTTAATAAGGAAGTTCACTTGGAAGTTACGGTCCCA
The Segatella copri DNA segment above includes these coding regions:
- a CDS encoding DUF3737 family protein — encoded protein: MELIKNKSFGGERPLFGAHDVRLEDITITDGESGIKCCKSIECHNSKFYGKYPWWHVDGSLITDCYFAPESRSAIWYSDNMVMKDCTIDGPKFFREMKNLELENVNLTDADETFWKVDGLKLKNVKLHDGTYPFMFSKNIYVDGLESDSKYVFQYCSNVEIHHAKITTKDSFWECENVTVYDSELNGEYLAWHSKNIKLVRCHISGEQPLCYMDHVTLEDCTFDKECDRAFEDCTNIDAHIKGSITNIKNPISGRIEADEVGSVTYTEFAKAPKGACEIIDHSK
- a CDS encoding malate dehydrogenase translates to MEFLTNDKLVIVGAGGMIGSNMVQSALMLGLTPNICLYDIFEPGVHGVFDEIQQCAFPGVNVTYTVNPEEAFTGAKYIISSGGAPRKEGMTREDLLKGNCKIAAEFGDNIKKYCPEVEHVVVIFNPADVTALTALIHSGLKPNQLTSLAALDSTRLQQALALEFGVQQDKVTGAHTYGGHGEQMAVFASQVKVDGKPLSEMGLSDERWEEIKHHTVQGGSNIIKLRGRSSFQSPAYNAVKMIEAAMGGEKFTLPAGCYVKCDKCGFKNVMMAMPTTIDKTGVHFTEPTGTEEELASLAKSYEHLCKMRDEIVELGIVPPVAEWKEMNPNL
- a CDS encoding aminopeptidase P family protein, translating into MNNINQRLASLREVMKREHLAAFIFPSTDAHQSEYVADHWLGRAWISGFNGSAGTAVVTMTSAALWTDSRYFLAAEEQLHGTEFQLMKLRIPGTPSIAEWLGKELADVASPEVGLDGWVNSYAATSSLISDLRKAGGVTMRTNLDPLAEIWKDRPSIPENPVEIQPLEYAGEDATSKIQRIRKALRTYHADGMLVSALDDIAWTLNLRGTDVHCNPVFVSYLLIASDKVSLFVDEAKVSAEVRAYLVAHGVSLYNYNKVEDGLKEYSEYNILLDANETNYYLWKTVRCQEIVAKTSPIPAMKAVKCEAEIAGYRRAMLRDGVAMVKFLKWLVPAVEAGGQTEMSIDRKLTSLRAEQDLFRDISFDTIAGYQAHGAIVHYEASAETDAPLKPEGLLLLDSGAQYQDGTTDITRTIALGPVTEEMKHIYTLVLKGHIQLELAKFPDGASGTQLDALARECMWREGLNFLHGTGHGVGSYLNVHEGPHQVRMEYMPAPLRAGMTVTDEPGLYLAGKFGVRIENTLLIKDYMETEFGKFLQMESLTLCPIDTAPIDVDMLLPEELNWLNSYHAEVYAKLAPYLDEEEQIWLKNATKLIK
- the rpsU gene encoding 30S ribosomal protein S21, with protein sequence MIIVPVKDGENIERALKKFKRKFEKTGVVKELRARQQYDKPSVLKRLKMEHAIYVQQLRANEE
- a CDS encoding tyrosine-type recombinase/integrase — its product is MLNVDKFLDYLSSELNRSQQTVESYRDDLKHFEKFAKDLSDSFSWETVDSDMVRDWMESMMDKGNSAATVSRRLSALKTFYRFALARRYVESDPVYSIKGPKKEKPLPQFVKESEMDELLDRQAWGDDYNNVRARTIIILFYETGMRLSELVNLDDKDVNFVTSEIKITGKGNKQRIVPFGDELKNTLLEFRRLRDASVEVKTPALVVSDKGTRMSPSKVQDIVRSNLSRVCSLKKKSPHVLRHSFATAMLNHHVGIENLKKLLGHASISTTEIYTHTTFEQLKRVYNEAHPRA
- the hpf gene encoding ribosome hibernation-promoting factor, HPF/YfiA family, translated to MEIKIQSIHFDATEKLQAFIEKKVAKLEKTYEDIQKVEVQLKVVKPATALNKEVHLEVTVPGTTLFVEKTCDTFEEGIDQAVDSMKVQLTKFKEKSRNR